From one Streptococcus pneumoniae genomic stretch:
- a CDS encoding ZmpA/ZmpB/ZmpC family metallo-endopeptidase has translation MWEKQRKFSIRKLAIGTVSTVIGVSLMGGAFAMTSYADEAGTLEIEQQQKADFSSTTSTETNSDHIVEERNVSLQTSVSTPVYTATQTVPVVSATEKVANPNTAQVVTNEQTSQTVERHDGENEQRAVAESIKNEDATTLSRTEKPTYPVDAAENSQKVKLDLDKGDITNQGATAFKVRHSLDETRESRAVATRDGKTRTLAADEVSRASQTDRVRKQNGTRIDSQSNPISASVEKVTRVVIPHGRRVEQDPNLWVGTSRTVQGRNGEKLVTTVYETIRGRRTFKILSRKETITKPAVDTIIYRGTKPIYGNVMEVTKVSLAHGSRTEQDPNLWEGTSRVVQGSDGERSIVTVYRTIRGVKTSRILSRKETITKPAVDTIIYRGTKPIYGNVTEVSKVSLAHGSRTERDPNLWEGTSRVVQGSDGEKTITTVYETIKGVKTSKVISKQEAIDKPAVDTIIYRGTKVGVKPTLTISGVETDVAQKSATIQYQLTDQTATYLSAKAFLMQVGKKVQEVDLVNNQASFSHLEYNVPYTVLTTVTYAHRDGNKTEEIQARRDIELEYKKIELKDIESVELYSRVNNVERLHQTLDRLPSSVDNYFVKVKSSKFKEMLLPVSTITQVNQKGVPSFKVGISFDELVEDPSKRLNYQDGYHFYVRKSNTRQKLSAQENRYQVSYSSLKNATANRVTAYENVEKLLPFYNKDLIVRYGNQVALKSKLYTTKLIDVVPMKDKEIALNIHGNKEKINRLMLHYADGTVDYMSLAYKGDFASGKVAEYHLGDTGLLYTPEVFLSDYQNVLGKVLPTFTSLTYRSDIVKNALGIPASVTEEVIATRKNELEAAKKRNPALVIPSDAELRTNLIEERLSLMFLEDSFNEVKSNLSDQLQKVLSMDKAINTLGNVVADSLVQKISSNNVAVLLGLSYLNRWYDINYGDVNTKDLTSFKLDFFGNQNVSTLDTIISLGKLGYEQLRAANNVDGYANTLGRVNGKADIFNLVESYRERFLPKKNNNEWLKENTKAYIVEATSQLPEVRVRQEVAYGNKENTDSLGIYDQLVRPSWNYKNMLLPLLTMKKESVYIISTINSLSFGGYERYRGNLTDEAIAEIRAMVDQAAIWQRDHYDFYYKILNEESRGRLFNNYPVYDGFNYFKPDGSKEWASLVGNYDSMKDFFGPVGKYYGNNGSGAYASGSYVHFVYSRLLDESGSSVFTHEMVHNNDRKVYFNNYGRRDGQGAELYAYGLLQAPMSKDAGHLALNTLFAYDKDAENRFHAANPVERFKNVDDLNQYVKGMMDLVYVLDYVEGNALVKQSDTVKKQWLRKIENYYIKDSKYQKDTHAGNSIRGLTDEEVVQLTSFESLIDNSIMTRRLGFQDGEVKRNGYYLISLTSPIYSALDNPNGAPGDLMFRRMAYELFAAKGYYGGFVPYVSNQYADAAFAAGSKTWSSHLKKDQGLVTDTIVLEKVFGGKYKNWTDFKKAMYQERIDKLVDLKPVTIRYELGRLNSNKTVTITSFEQLQSMIEDAMAFDVRNDASLKRATLNSNPVASWVNILKQKVYNAYLRSTDDFKESIFN, from the coding sequence ATGTGGGAAAAACAAAGAAAGTTTTCCATTCGAAAACTAGCAATCGGAACTGTATCGACGGTGATTGGTGTTAGTCTTATGGGAGGGGCTTTTGCTATGACTAGCTATGCAGATGAAGCGGGAACGCTAGAGATTGAGCAACAGCAGAAAGCTGATTTTTCTTCTACTACTAGTACAGAAACAAACTCTGATCATATTGTAGAAGAAAGAAATGTGTCTCTTCAAACCTCAGTAAGTACACCTGTTTATACGGCTACTCAAACGGTTCCAGTTGTAAGTGCAACTGAAAAAGTTGCTAATCCAAATACTGCTCAAGTTGTGACAAATGAACAAACTTCTCAAACAGTTGAACGTCATGATGGTGAAAATGAACAGAGGGCAGTCGCAGAATCTATTAAAAATGAAGATGCGACTACTCTTTCTCGTACAGAAAAGCCTACCTATCCAGTAGATGCAGCAGAGAATTCCCAAAAGGTGAAACTAGATCTTGATAAGGGAGATATCACCAATCAAGGAGCTACTGCATTTAAAGTCCGTCATAGCTTAGATGAGACTAGAGAATCTCGTGCTGTTGCAACTCGTGATGGGAAAACAAGAACTCTGGCAGCTGATGAAGTGAGCAGGGCTTCTCAAACAGACAGAGTTCGTAAACAAAATGGCACACGAATTGATTCACAAAGTAACCCAATTTCTGCTAGTGTAGAGAAAGTAACGAGAGTGGTCATTCCTCATGGACGTCGTGTAGAGCAGGATCCGAATCTGTGGGTAGGTACATCTCGGACTGTTCAAGGTAGAAATGGCGAGAAGTTAGTGACGACTGTCTATGAGACCATTAGAGGAAGAAGAACTTTCAAAATTCTTTCACGAAAAGAAACGATTACAAAGCCAGCAGTAGATACGATTATTTATAGAGGAACGAAGCCCATCTATGGGAATGTGATGGAAGTTACGAAAGTATCTCTCGCCCATGGTAGCCGTACAGAGCAGGATCCAAATCTGTGGGAAGGAACGAGTCGAGTTGTCCAAGGTTCAGATGGCGAAAGGTCGATTGTGACCGTTTATAGGACGATTAGAGGTGTAAAAACTTCTAGGATTCTTTCACGAAAAGAAACGATTACAAAGCCAGCAGTAGATACGATTATTTATAGAGGAACGAAGCCCATCTATGGGAATGTGACCGAAGTTAGTAAAGTATCTCTCGCTCATGGTAGTCGTACAGAGCGGGATCCAAATCTGTGGGAAGGAACTAGCCGAGTTGTCCAAGGTTCAGATGGCGAAAAGACGATTACAACTGTCTATGAGACCATTAAGGGAGTAAAAACTTCTAAGGTTATCTCAAAGCAAGAGGCGATTGACAAACCAGCAGTAGACACGATTATCTATCGAGGTACAAAGGTTGGTGTGAAACCTACACTCACTATTTCTGGAGTAGAGACGGATGTCGCACAAAAATCTGCAACTATCCAGTATCAACTAACGGACCAGACAGCTACCTATCTTTCAGCTAAAGCTTTCTTGATGCAAGTGGGTAAGAAAGTTCAAGAAGTTGATCTTGTCAACAATCAAGCAAGTTTCTCTCACTTAGAGTACAATGTACCTTATACAGTGCTTACAACTGTGACTTATGCACACCGCGATGGAAATAAAACAGAGGAAATACAAGCTCGTAGAGATATTGAACTAGAGTATAAAAAAATTGAGTTAAAAGACATTGAGTCCGTAGAACTGTACAGCCGTGTTAACAATGTAGAACGTCTTCATCAAACCTTGGATCGCTTGCCAAGTAGTGTCGACAATTATTTTGTGAAGGTTAAATCTTCTAAATTTAAAGAGATGCTACTGCCTGTTTCGACTATTACACAGGTCAATCAGAAAGGTGTTCCAAGTTTCAAGGTAGGGATTTCATTTGATGAATTGGTGGAAGACCCAAGTAAGAGACTGAATTATCAAGATGGTTATCATTTCTATGTTAGAAAATCGAATACAAGACAAAAGCTATCTGCTCAGGAGAATCGCTACCAAGTATCTTATAGCTCTCTCAAAAATGCGACTGCTAATCGCGTAACAGCATATGAAAATGTGGAGAAATTACTTCCTTTCTACAATAAAGACTTGATTGTTCGCTATGGTAATCAAGTGGCTTTAAAAAGTAAGCTCTATACAACGAAATTAATCGATGTTGTGCCCATGAAAGACAAGGAAATTGCACTTAACATTCATGGTAACAAGGAGAAAATCAATCGTCTTATGCTTCATTATGCGGATGGAACGGTGGATTATATGTCCCTTGCCTATAAGGGGGATTTTGCATCTGGTAAGGTGGCAGAGTATCATCTAGGTGATACAGGGCTGCTCTACACGCCAGAAGTATTCTTATCAGACTATCAAAATGTTTTAGGAAAAGTGCTTCCGACATTTACCAGCTTGACCTATCGTTCAGATATTGTCAAGAATGCTCTTGGAATTCCAGCTAGTGTAACAGAAGAGGTCATTGCTACAAGGAAAAATGAATTAGAAGCTGCTAAGAAACGAAATCCAGCACTCGTCATTCCGTCTGATGCGGAATTGCGTACAAATCTGATTGAAGAGCGGTTGTCGCTGATGTTTTTAGAAGACAGTTTTAATGAGGTAAAAAGCAACCTCTCTGATCAACTACAAAAGGTCTTAAGCATGGACAAAGCCATCAATACGCTTGGAAACGTAGTCGCAGATAGTCTGGTTCAAAAGATTTCGAGCAACAATGTGGCTGTGTTATTAGGGTTAAGCTACCTCAACCGCTGGTACGATATTAACTACGGTGATGTGAATACCAAGGATTTGACCAGCTTTAAGCTTGATTTCTTTGGAAATCAAAATGTTTCTACCTTAGATACGATTATCTCTCTTGGTAAGCTCGGCTATGAGCAGTTGCGAGCTGCAAATAACGTAGATGGATATGCAAACACTCTTGGTCGTGTGAATGGAAAAGCTGATATTTTCAATCTTGTAGAGAGCTATCGTGAGCGTTTCTTGCCAAAGAAAAATAATAATGAATGGCTCAAAGAAAATACCAAGGCGTACATAGTGGAGGCAACTTCGCAGTTACCAGAAGTGAGAGTGCGCCAAGAAGTAGCTTATGGCAATAAAGAGAATACGGATTCACTTGGTATCTATGACCAATTGGTGCGACCAAGTTGGAACTATAAGAATATGCTCTTGCCACTTCTGACGATGAAGAAAGAATCCGTCTATATTATCTCTACGATCAATAGCCTTTCTTTTGGCGGTTACGAACGTTACCGTGGTAACTTGACCGATGAAGCAATCGCAGAAATTCGTGCCATGGTGGATCAGGCAGCAATCTGGCAACGAGATCATTATGATTTCTATTACAAGATTTTGAATGAAGAATCTCGCGGACGTCTTTTTAATAACTATCCAGTCTATGATGGATTTAACTACTTTAAGCCAGATGGTTCAAAAGAGTGGGCGTCTCTTGTAGGAAACTATGATTCGATGAAGGATTTCTTTGGGCCTGTCGGGAAATACTATGGAAACAACGGTAGTGGTGCCTATGCATCCGGTAGCTATGTGCATTTTGTATATAGCCGCTTGCTGGATGAATCAGGAAGCTCTGTCTTCACACATGAAATGGTTCATAATAATGACCGTAAAGTCTATTTTAATAACTATGGTCGTAGGGATGGGCAAGGTGCAGAGCTTTATGCCTACGGACTCTTACAAGCTCCAATGTCAAAGGATGCAGGTCATTTAGCGCTTAACACTCTCTTTGCGTATGACAAGGATGCTGAAAATCGTTTCCATGCGGCAAATCCAGTAGAGCGTTTCAAAAATGTGGATGACTTAAATCAATACGTCAAGGGAATGATGGATTTGGTGTATGTGCTAGATTATGTTGAAGGCAATGCCTTGGTGAAACAATCTGATACCGTTAAGAAACAATGGCTTCGTAAGATTGAAAATTACTATATAAAAGATAGTAAGTACCAAAAAGATACCCACGCAGGAAATAGTATTCGAGGATTGACGGATGAAGAGGTTGTACAATTAACCAGTTTTGAATCCTTGATTGACAACAGCATAATGACGCGTCGTCTAGGCTTTCAAGATGGAGAAGTCAAACGAAATGGCTATTATTTGATTTCCTTGACCTCTCCGATTTACTCTGCTTTAGACAATCCAAATGGTGCGCCAGGAGATTTGATGTTCCGTCGTATGGCTTATGAACTCTTTGCGGCTAAGGGATATTATGGAGGATTTGTGCCGTATGTTTCAAACCAATATGCAGATGCAGCATTTGCAGCGGGTTCGAAAACTTGGTCAAGTCATTTAAAGAAAGATCAAGGACTGGTGACAGATACCATCGTTCTTGAAAAGGTCTTTGGTGGCAAGTACAAAAATTGGACAGACTTTAAAAAAGCGATGTATCAAGAACGGATTGATAAATTGGTAGATTTAAAACCAGTTACGATTCGCTATGAACTAGGACGATTGAATTCGAATAAGACAGTGACGATTACTTCATTTGAGCAACTCCAATCTATGATTGAAGATGCGATGGCATTTGATGTTAGAAATGATGCAAGTTTAAAACGCGCTACCTTAAATTCCAATCCTGTTGCTAGCTGGGTGAATATCCTGAAGCAAAAAGTGTACAACGCTTATCTTCGTAGCACAGATGATTTTAAGGAATCAATTTTTAACTAA
- a CDS encoding ISL3 family transposase, with protein sequence MEQLHNTTNLIGIKDKNITITSAYKSKSHILIQATLDYPSPPCPHCQGKMIKYDFQRESSIPMLDIQGFPTLLKLRKRRFKCKCCLRVSVSQTPLVKKHHQISQPVRDKITQLHTEKLTNSDIARRLHISVSVVQRKLNQFSFKEQFSQLPKILSWDEFSRNKGKLAFIAQDFQSKKIITILENNRQTTIKNYFLKYTREMRENVKVVTMDMAGNYIPIINFLFPKAKIVLDRFHIMQHLSRAMMATRIAIMKNCDKGSLPYRAMKHHWRILQKDSRKLSNKLFYSRTFRQTLTPREVVQKTLDLSEELKYYYDLYQLLLFHFQEKNSEAFFGLIEDYLPTVNPTFKTVLTTFLKYRQYITNAIELPYSNAKLEATNKLIKDIKRQAFGFRNFKNFKTKILIALNIQKERTNLILSRMG encoded by the coding sequence ATGGAACAACTTCATAATACCACAAATCTTATCGGAATTAAAGATAAAAATATCACCATCACTTCTGCTTACAAGTCTAAATCCCATATCCTCATTCAAGCAACCTTAGATTATCCTTCTCCTCCTTGTCCTCACTGCCAAGGAAAGATGATAAAATATGACTTCCAACGAGAATCCTCTATTCCTATGCTTGATATTCAAGGATTTCCTACTCTTCTAAAACTGAGAAAACGCCGCTTTAAATGCAAGTGTTGTCTCCGTGTATCCGTTTCTCAAACGCCTCTCGTCAAGAAACATCATCAAATTTCTCAACCTGTCCGGGATAAAATCACTCAACTACATACGGAAAAACTAACGAACTCTGATATTGCTAGAAGACTTCATATCTCTGTCTCTGTGGTACAGAGAAAACTGAATCAATTCTCCTTCAAGGAACAGTTCTCACAATTACCTAAAATCCTCTCGTGGGATGAATTCTCTCGAAATAAGGGAAAGCTGGCATTTATCGCTCAGGATTTTCAATCCAAAAAGATTATCACTATTCTTGAGAATAATCGACAAACAACCATTAAAAACTACTTCCTCAAATACACGAGAGAGATGAGGGAAAACGTCAAAGTCGTAACTATGGATATGGCTGGAAACTACATCCCCATCATTAACTTCTTATTCCCGAAAGCAAAGATTGTCCTGGATCGTTTCCATATTATGCAGCACCTGAGCAGAGCGATGATGGCTACTCGGATTGCCATTATGAAGAACTGTGACAAGGGATCACTTCCTTATCGTGCTATGAAACATCATTGGAGAATCCTCCAAAAGGACAGCCGGAAACTCTCTAACAAACTCTTTTATTCTCGAACCTTTAGGCAAACCTTAACCCCTAGAGAAGTAGTTCAAAAGACCTTAGACTTGTCAGAGGAACTAAAGTACTATTATGATCTTTATCAGCTCTTGCTTTTCCATTTTCAGGAGAAGAACAGCGAGGCATTCTTCGGACTGATAGAAGACTATTTACCTACTGTGAATCCTACTTTCAAAACAGTCTTGACAACCTTTCTCAAATACAGACAATACATTACCAATGCAATTGAATTACCTTATTCAAACGCTAAACTCGAAGCAACTAACAAACTAATCAAGGACATCAAACGACAAGCTTTCGGTTTCCGAAACTTTAAGAACTTTAAAACAAAAATTCTCATCGCTTTAAACATACAAAAAGAGAGAACCAACCTGATTCTCTCTCGTATGGGGTAA
- a CDS encoding IS30 family transposase, whose amino-acid sequence MSYHHFTIDERESILIYRTKGMTFSQIARLLHRHPSSISRELKRHSKQGNYSPSRAQTAYHLAKSHCGRKRKLEIDTELSQTVKHLFLECQWSPEEIEGRLRLERERPVISYQTIYRAIYRGHFDDTPLSHGARGVVRKLRHHGKTRHTQSHVEKRGKIPISHTIHERPIAANERSRIGDWEADTVAGKTGKACLVTLTDRHSRFLKIQKVAVKKSKLVIEAMVNMLESLPKETVTPDRGKEFSGHPELTEKLNVEVYFPDPHAPWQRGTNENTNGLLREYFPKGSDLTEVEHLIIQEWEDKLNNRPRKCLNWKTPYEIFYGINVHLI is encoded by the coding sequence ATGAGCTACCATCATTTTACCATAGATGAACGAGAAAGTATTCTGATTTATCGTACTAAAGGGATGACCTTTTCTCAAATAGCACGACTATTACATCGGCACCCCTCAAGTATTAGTCGTGAATTAAAACGTCATTCAAAACAAGGCAACTATTCGCCTAGTAGGGCACAAACAGCTTATCATCTCGCTAAATCGCATTGTGGGCGAAAAAGGAAATTAGAAATAGACACTGAACTCAGTCAGACCGTCAAGCATCTTTTTCTTGAGTGTCAATGGTCGCCAGAAGAAATTGAGGGACGATTACGTTTAGAACGAGAAAGACCCGTCATTAGTTATCAAACCATTTATAGAGCTATCTATCGCGGTCACTTTGACGACACGCCTCTTTCACATGGTGCTCGTGGGGTTGTTCGCAAACTTCGTCACCATGGTAAAACACGCCATACACAATCCCATGTGGAAAAGCGAGGAAAAATTCCTATTTCTCATACCATTCATGAGAGGCCAATAGCAGCTAATGAACGCTCGAGAATAGGTGATTGGGAAGCCGATACTGTTGCTGGAAAGACTGGAAAAGCTTGCCTAGTAACACTCACTGATAGGCATTCCCGCTTCCTCAAAATTCAGAAAGTAGCTGTCAAGAAAAGTAAATTGGTTATAGAAGCCATGGTAAATATGTTAGAGTCCCTACCAAAAGAAACAGTGACTCCTGATAGAGGTAAGGAATTCTCAGGACATCCTGAACTCACCGAGAAACTAAATGTCGAAGTCTATTTTCCTGATCCTCATGCTCCTTGGCAACGAGGAACAAACGAGAATACAAATGGCTTATTGCGAGAGTATTTTCCAAAAGGAAGTGACTTAACAGAGGTAGAACACTTGATCATTCAGGAATGGGAAGATAAATTAAACAACAGACCACGAAAATGTCTAAACTGGAAAACACCTTATGAAATTTTTTATGGGATAAATGTGCACTTAATTTGA
- a CDS encoding Cof-type HAD-IIB family hydrolase gives MDIRVIATDMDGTLLDSQGRYPKERFEKLLESLEKRGIRLVIATGNHLSRMRLLFGDLMGRLSFVAANGTVLVEQGRVFSQRFWTRAMVQDCLAYFHGKLRSYHVIVGMEEQNIALEGTDFSYVYQLVSRESAEGFLSRIQYVASFDDLPLGNYLRVSLMLKEAEVEDVIRQFNQTFQGRFVAVTSGYGSVDILETGIHKAWGLEQLLTRWDMSASQLMAFGDSNNDVEMLELAAYSYAMDNGDEAAKLAANALAPTNDQAGVLQVIENYLKDGEK, from the coding sequence ATGGATATACGAGTGATAGCCACGGATATGGATGGGACACTCTTGGATTCGCAAGGTCGCTATCCAAAAGAGCGATTCGAAAAGCTCCTAGAAAGTCTGGAAAAAAGAGGGATTCGCTTGGTGATTGCGACAGGAAATCACTTATCGCGGATGAGGTTGCTTTTCGGTGATTTGATGGGTCGTCTGTCTTTTGTGGCAGCGAACGGTACTGTCTTGGTGGAGCAGGGGAGAGTTTTTTCTCAGCGTTTTTGGACAAGAGCAATGGTTCAGGATTGTTTGGCTTATTTTCATGGAAAATTACGGTCTTACCATGTTATTGTTGGCATGGAGGAGCAGAATATTGCGCTTGAGGGAACGGATTTTTCCTATGTTTATCAGTTGGTATCGCGTGAATCTGCTGAAGGCTTTTTATCCCGTATTCAGTATGTGGCAAGCTTTGATGACTTACCTTTGGGAAACTATTTGCGTGTGAGTTTGATGCTGAAAGAAGCAGAGGTTGAAGACGTGATTAGGCAGTTTAATCAGACTTTCCAAGGGAGATTTGTCGCGGTGACGAGTGGATATGGTTCTGTCGATATTTTGGAGACAGGGATTCATAAAGCCTGGGGGTTAGAGCAACTCCTTACTAGATGGGATATGTCTGCTTCTCAATTAATGGCCTTTGGTGATAGCAATAATGATGTGGAAATGCTTGAGTTAGCTGCTTACTCCTATGCTATGGACAATGGAGATGAGGCAGCTAAACTCGCCGCAAATGCTTTAGCACCAACAAATGATCAAGCAGGAGTGCTACAAGTGATTGAAAACTATTTAAAAGATGGTGAAAAATAG